The following proteins are co-located in the Nocardia bhagyanarayanae genome:
- a CDS encoding MCE family protein, with product MNEKLRGLGGPLTKLIIFVAVTLFVTTLLGLSIANYTGGGTLFKARFTDVTALNPGDEVRIAGVRVGKVTDVAIVDKRLAEVKFELTDRDWLPASTTATIRYRNLVGQRYIALEQGAGEQGRKLNGGGTIPLEQTRPALNLTTLFNGFRPLFRTLTAEDVNKLSYEIIQVFQGEQGTIHDLVASTADLTNRIADKDAVIGELVENLTAVLETVNERDDQFDQLIVNTEALVSGLAAERDTIGRSISSLGDLTTATSELLVPTRPSLQGTIAGLNQLTGTLNERSDEVNQALATLPVKMEKLGRVGSYGSWFQFYLCGIDIVVGPGAVDAPQLNLPASLPTINQPLYTNAAPRCHGKAR from the coding sequence ATGAACGAGAAGCTTCGCGGGCTCGGCGGACCGCTGACCAAGCTGATCATCTTCGTCGCGGTGACGCTGTTCGTCACCACGCTGCTCGGTCTGTCGATCGCCAACTACACCGGCGGCGGCACGCTGTTCAAGGCCAGGTTCACCGACGTCACCGCGCTCAACCCGGGCGACGAGGTGCGCATCGCGGGCGTGCGGGTCGGCAAGGTCACCGACGTCGCGATCGTGGACAAGCGGCTGGCCGAGGTGAAATTCGAACTCACCGACCGCGATTGGCTGCCCGCCTCCACCACCGCGACCATCCGGTACCGCAACCTGGTCGGCCAGCGCTACATCGCACTGGAGCAGGGCGCCGGCGAGCAGGGCCGCAAGCTCAACGGGGGCGGCACCATTCCGCTGGAGCAGACCAGGCCCGCGCTGAACCTGACCACGCTGTTCAACGGTTTCCGCCCGCTGTTCCGCACGCTGACCGCCGAGGACGTGAACAAGCTCTCCTACGAGATCATCCAGGTCTTCCAGGGCGAGCAGGGCACCATCCACGACCTGGTGGCCAGCACCGCCGACCTGACCAACAGGATCGCCGACAAGGACGCGGTCATCGGCGAGCTGGTGGAGAACCTGACCGCCGTGCTCGAGACGGTAAACGAACGCGACGACCAGTTCGACCAGCTCATCGTCAACACCGAGGCGCTGGTCTCCGGCCTGGCCGCCGAACGCGACACCATCGGCCGCTCGATCAGCTCGCTGGGCGATCTGACCACGGCCACCTCGGAGCTGCTCGTCCCCACCAGGCCCTCGCTGCAGGGCACGATCGCGGGGCTGAACCAGCTCACCGGGACGCTGAACGAACGCTCCGACGAGGTGAACCAGGCGCTGGCCACGCTGCCGGTGAAGATGGAGAAGCTCGGCCGGGTCGGCAGTTACGGTTCCTGGTTCCAGTTCTATCTGTGCGGCATCGACATCGTGGTCGGCCCGGGCGCGGTGGACGCGCCGCAGCTGAACCTGCCCGCGAGCCTGCCGACGATCAACCAGCCGCTGTACACGAACGCCGCGCCGCGCTGCCACGGGAAGGCCCGCTGA
- a CDS encoding MCE family protein, whose amino-acid sequence MDDRILLGKRSPVFLGVLGLAMVVLVTMSAFALDRLPIIGAGTRYTAEFSEAAGLKKGNEVRIAGVKVGSVSDVRLAGDRVVVEFRTKDAWIGSETTASIQIKTLLGQKYLALDPRGSRPADPAKPIPLSRTVSPYDVVEAFSEAAANIEEIDTEQLATSMRVLSEAFETTPPEIRGSIDGVARLSETLAKRDEELKRLFKATRRTTEVLADRNAEFERLLASGGQLLAELNIRRQAIHQLLVGAKSVSAELSALVADNSEQIGPALTNLAAAIEMLNDNQQNISKTLELAAPFYGLYANVLGTGRWFDAVIVNLLPPALPEIPGYRDPVRQMGGN is encoded by the coding sequence ATGGACGATCGCATCCTCCTCGGCAAACGCAGTCCGGTCTTCCTCGGCGTGCTCGGCCTGGCCATGGTCGTGCTGGTGACGATGTCGGCGTTCGCGCTGGACCGGCTGCCGATCATCGGCGCGGGCACCAGGTACACCGCCGAGTTCTCCGAGGCCGCCGGACTGAAGAAGGGCAACGAGGTCCGCATCGCGGGCGTGAAGGTCGGCTCGGTCTCCGACGTTCGCCTGGCGGGCGACCGGGTGGTCGTCGAGTTCCGCACCAAGGACGCCTGGATCGGCAGCGAGACCACCGCTTCCATCCAGATCAAGACGCTGCTCGGCCAGAAGTACCTCGCACTCGATCCGCGCGGCTCCCGCCCTGCGGACCCGGCCAAGCCGATCCCGTTGTCGCGCACCGTGTCTCCCTACGACGTGGTCGAGGCGTTCTCGGAAGCGGCGGCCAACATCGAGGAGATCGACACCGAACAGCTGGCCACCAGCATGCGGGTGCTCTCCGAGGCGTTCGAGACCACGCCGCCGGAGATCCGCGGCTCCATCGACGGCGTCGCGCGGCTCTCGGAGACGCTGGCCAAGCGTGACGAGGAACTGAAGCGGCTGTTCAAGGCGACGCGCCGGACCACCGAGGTGCTCGCCGACCGCAACGCCGAGTTCGAGCGGCTGCTCGCCTCCGGCGGTCAGCTGCTCGCCGAGCTGAACATCCGCCGGCAGGCCATCCACCAGCTGCTCGTCGGCGCCAAGTCGGTGTCGGCCGAGCTGAGCGCGCTGGTCGCGGACAACTCCGAGCAGATCGGTCCGGCGCTGACCAACCTCGCCGCCGCGATCGAGATGCTCAACGACAACCAGCAGAACATCTCCAAGACGCTGGAGCTGGCGGCGCCCTTCTACGGCCTGTACGCCAACGTGCTCGGCACCGGCCGGTGGTTCGACGCGGTGATCGTCAACCTGTTGCCGCCCGCACTGCCGGAGATCCCCGGCTACCGAGATCCGGTACGCCAGATGGGAGGTAACTGA